A genomic segment from Gopherus evgoodei ecotype Sinaloan lineage chromosome 6, rGopEvg1_v1.p, whole genome shotgun sequence encodes:
- the RNF20 gene encoding E3 ubiquitin-protein ligase BRE1A codes for MSGIGNKRAVAEPGPSGPPEKKAGVEDSGTTVETIKLGGVSSTEELDIRTLQTKNRKLAEMLDQRQAIEDELREHIEKLERRQATDDASLLIVNRYWSQFDENIRIILKRYDPEQGLGDLLSERKALVVPEPEPDSDSNQERKDERERGEGLEPAFSFLATLASSTSEEMESQLQERVESSRRAVAQIVTKYDKLQEKMDMLSHKLNSGDASLVEEAVQELNSYLAHENGRLQELADLLQEKHRIMSQEFSKLQEKVEMAESRVCVLETMIDDLQWDIDKIRKREQRLNRHLADVLERVNSKGYKVYGAGSSLYGGTITINARKFEEMNAELEENKELAGNRLSELEKLRQDLEEVTVQNDKLKVELRRAVEEAVKETPEYRCMQSQFSVLYNESLQLKAHLDEARTLLHGTRSTHQRQVELIERDEVSLHKKLRTEVIQLEDTLAQVRKEYEMLRIEFEQTLAANEQAGPINREMRHLISSLQNHNHQLKGEVLRYKRKLREAQSDLSKTRSRSGSALLQSQSSIEETKEEPPEVKQEPDDSSAQASVPKTAPEDASDAKAKRDEEERERERREKEREREKEKEKEREREKEKEKEREREKQKQKESEKERESTKEKGKHEDGRKKEAEVIKQLKADLKKAQESQKEMKLLLDMYRSAPKEQRDKVQLMAAEKKAKAELDELRQRVKDLEDKEKKESKKMADEDALRKIRAVEEQIEYLQKKLAMAKQEEEALLSEMDVTGQAFEDMQEQNIRLMQQLREKDDANFKLMSERIKSNQIHKLLKEEKEELADQVLTLKTQVDAQLQVVRKLEEKEHLLQSTIGTGEKELGLRTQALEMNKRKAMDAAQLADDLKAQLELAQKKLHDFQDEIVENSVTKEKDMFNFKRAQEDISRLRRKLETTKKPDMVPNCDEILMEEIKDYKARLTCPCCNMRKKDAVLTKCFHVFCFECVKTRYDTRQRKCPKCNAAFGANDFHRIYIG; via the exons ATGTCTGGGATTGGCAACAAGCGGGCGGTGGCAGAGCCTGGCCCCTCTGGGCCCCCAGAGAAAAAGGCAGGGGTCGAAGACTCAGGAACTACAGTGGAGACCATTAAATTAGGAGGCGTTTCCTCAACG GAGGAGCTGGACATCCGGACACTGCAGACTAAGAACCGAAAGCTGGCGGAGATGCTGGACCAGCGGCAGGCCATTGAGGATGAGCTGCGTGAGCATATTGAGAAGCTGGAGCGGCGGCAGGCCACCGATGATGCCTCTCTGCTGATTGTGAACCGCTACTGGAGTCAG TTTGATGAAAATATCCGCATCATTCTTAAACGCTATGACCCGGAGCAAGGTCTTGGAGACCTTCTGTCTGAACGAAAAGCCCTGGTGGtgccagaaccagaaccagactCAGACAGCAATCAGGAACGTAAGGATGAGAGGGAGCGAG gggaagggctggagcCAGCATTCTCCTTCCTGGCTACCCTGGCCAGCAGTACCAGTGAGGAGATGGAGTCTCAGCTGCAGGAGCGTGTGGAGTCCTCCCGCCGAGCTGTCGCCCAAATTGTGACAAAGTATGACAAGCTTCAGGAGAAAATGGACATGCTGTCTCACAAGCTAAATAGTGGAG ATGCATCACTGGTGGAGGAAGCGGTCCAGGAACTAAATTCCTACCTTGCACATGAAAATGGGCGGCTGCAGGAACTGGCTGATCTACTCCAGGAAAAGCACCGAATCATGTCTCAAGAG TTCTCCAAGTTGCAGGAGAAAGTAGAGATGGCAGAGTCACGGGTGTGCGTGCTGGAGACCATGATCGATGACCTTCAGTGGGATATTGACAAGATCCGCAAGAGAGAGCAGCGGCTCAACCGACACCTGGCCGATGTGCTGGAACGG GTGAATTCAAAAGGCTACAAAGTATATGGAGCTGGGAGCAGCCTCTATGGGGGTACGATCACCATCAATGCTCGCAAG TTTGAGGAAATGAACGCTGAGCTGGAGGAGAacaaagagctggctgggaaccgACTAAGTGAGCTGGAAAAGTTGCGCCAGGATCTCGAAGAGGTGACGGTGCAGAATGATAAACTGAAG GTGGAGTTGCGGAGGGCGGTAGAAGAGGCTGTGAAGGAGACTCCTGAGTACCGCTGCATGCAGTCCCAGTTCTCGGTCCTGTATAATGAGAGTCTCCAGCTGAAGGCACATCTGGATGAGGCACGCACTCTGCTTCACGGCACTCGCAGCACACACCAGCGCCAGGTGGAGCTCATTGAG CGGGATGAGGTCAGCCTCCACAAGAAGCTGCGCACAGAGGTGATCCAGCTAGAGGACACTCTGGCACAGGTTCGCAAGGAGTATGAGATGCTGAGGATAGAGTTTGAACAGACACTTGCTGCCAATGAACAAGCAG gccCAATAAATCGGGAGATGCGTCACCTCATCAGCAGCCTCCAGAATCACAACCACCAGCTGAAGGGGGAGGTGCTGAGGTACAAACGCAAGCTGAGAGAGGCCCAGTCTGACCTGAGCAAG actcgCTCCCGCAGTGGGAGTGCCCTCCTGCAGTCCCAGTCCAGCATTGAAGAGACCAAGGAGGAACCACCGGAGGTCAAACAGGAGCCTGATGATTCCTCTGCCCAGGCGTCTGTGCCCAAAACTGCCCCCGAGGATGCCAGTGATGCCAAGGCCAAGCGAGATGAAGAAGAGAGGGAGCGTGAGAGgcgggagaaggagagggagcgtgagaaggagaaagagaaggagagagagcgggaaaaggagaaggaaaaagaacggGAGCGGGAGAAGCAGAAGCAGAAGGAgtctgagaaggagagagagtccACCAAGGAGAAAGGGAAGCATGAggatgggaggaagaaagaagctgAAGTGATCAAGCAGCTGAAGGCTGATCTCAA GAAAGCCCAGGAGAGCCAGAAGGAGATGAAATTGCTGTTAGACATGTACCGCTCGGCCCCAAAGGAGCAGAGAGACAAAGTTCAGCTCATGGCAGCTGAGAAGAAGGCCAAAGCTGAG CTGGAtgagctgaggcagagggtgAAGGACCTGGAggacaaagagaaaaaagaaagtaaaaaaatggcagatgaggaTGCCCTACGCAAGATCCGGGCAGTGGAGGAGCAGATCGAGTATCTGCAGAAGAAACTAGCCATGGCCAAGCAG GAAGAGGAGGCCCTGCTTTCAGAAATGGATGTCACTGGACAGGCCTTCGAGGATATGCAAGAGCAGAACATTCGCCTTATGCAGCAGTTGCGGGAGAAGGACGATGCCAACTTCAAGCTGATGTCAGAACGCATCAAGTCAAACCAGATCCATAAACTActgaaggaggagaaggaggagctgGCAGACCAGGTCCTGACCCTGAAGACGCAG GTGGATGCTCAGTTACAGGTTGTGCGGAAGCTGGAGGAAAAGGAACACCTGCTACAGAGCACTATAGGCACGGGAGAGAAGGAGCTAGGCCTCCGCACCCAGGCGCTGGAGATGAACAAACGCAAG GCAATGGatgcagcccagcttgcagaTGATCTCAAAGCACAATTAGAGCTGGCTCAGAAGAAGCTACATGACTTTCAGGATGAGATTGTGGAGAACAGTGTGACTAAAGAGAAGGATATGTTCAACTTCAAACGGGCTCAG GAGGACATCTCCAGGTTGCGTAGGAAGTTGGAGACCACAAAGAAACCCGATATGGTGCCCAACTGTGATGAGATCTTGATGGAGGAGATCAAGGATTACAAG GCTCGTCTGACCTGTCCATGCTGCAACATGCGTAAGAAGGATGCTGTGCTCACCAAGTGCTTTCACGTCTTCTGCTTTGAGTGTGTGAAGACGCGCTACGACACCCGGCAGCGCAAGTGCCCCAAGTGTAATGCTGCCTTTGGTGCCAACGACTTCCATCGGATCTACATCGGCTGA